From the Homo sapiens chromosome 1, GRCh38.p14 Primary Assembly genome, one window contains:
- the TBCE gene encoding tubulin-specific chaperone E isoform c (isoform c is encoded by transcript variant 4), with product MYPCELCFSCSQLSKLQEVSLRNCAVSCAGEKGGVAEACPNIRKVDLSKNLLSSWDEVIHIADQLRHLEVLNVSENKLKFPSGSVLTGTLSVLKVLVLNQTGITWAEVLRCVAGCPGLEELYLESNNIFISERPTDVLQTVKLLDLSSNQLIDENQLYLIAHLPRLEQLILSDTGISSLHFPDAGIGCKTSMFPSLKYLVVNDNQISQWSFFNELEKLPSLRALSCLRNPLTKEDKEAETARLLIIASIGQLKTLNKCEILPEERRRAELDYRKAFGNEWKQAGGHKDPEKNRLSEEFLTAHPRYQFLCLKYGAPEDWELKTQQPLMLKNQLLTLKIKYPHQLDQKVLEKQLPGSMTIQKVKGLLSRLLKVPVSDLLLSYESPKKPGREIELENDLKSLQFYSVENGDCLLVRW from the exons ATATCAGAAAGGTAGATTTGTCAAAAAACCTGTTGTCATCATGGGATGAAGTGATACACATTGCTGATCAGCTCAGACACCTGGAAGTCCTTAATGTCAG tgaaaataaactaaaatttccCTCCGGTTCAGTATTAACTGGAACGCTTTCTGTACTGAAGGTTTTAGTCCTCAATCAAACAGGAATAACGTGGGCTGAG GTGCTGCGGTGTGTCGCGGGGTGCCCAGGCCTGGAGGAACTCTACCTTGAGTCTAACAACATTTTCATTTCCGAAAG GCCAACAGATGTTCTCCAGACAGTCAAGTTATTAGATCTTTCCTCTAATCAATTAATTGATGAAAATCAGCTGTATCTGATAGCCCACCTGCCCAG GTTAGAACAATTAATCCTCTCTGACACTGGAATTTCTTCTCTACATTTTCCGGATGCTGGAATTG GGTGCAAAACGTCCATGTTCCCATCCTTGAAGTACCTGGTAGTAAACGACAATCAGATATCACAA TGGTCGTTTTTCAATGAGCTAGAGAAGTTACCAAGTCTACGGGCTTTGTCCTGCCTAAGAAACCCCCTGACCAAAGAGGACAAAGAAGCAGAGACGGCGCGACTACTCATTATCGCCAGCATTGGCCAGCTGAAGACGCTGAACAAATGTGAG ATTCTCCCCGAGGAGAGGCGGAGAGCTGAGCTTGACTACCGAAAAGCTTTTGGAAATGAGTGGAAACAGGCTGGTGGACATAAGGATCCGGAAAAAAACAGACTCAGCGAAGAATTCCTCACAGCCCATCCCAGATACCAGTTCCTCTGCCTGA AATATGGTGCACCTGAAGATTGGGAACTCAAAACACAGCAACCACTTATGCTGAAAAACCAGCTACTAA CACTGAAGATAAAATACCCTCATCAACTTGATCAGAAAGTCCTGGAGAAACAACTGCCGG GCTCCATGACAATTCAAAAGGTGAAGGGATTGCTGTCACGTCTTCTCAAAGTTCCTGTGTCAGACCTTCTGTTGTCCTATGAAAGTCCCAAA AAGCCGGGCAGAGAAATCGAGCTGGAAAATGACCTAAAGTCATTACAGTTTTATTCTGTGGAAAATGGAGATTGTCTATTAGTGCGATGGTGA